TATGCAGGGGGCGCTATTCCCGACTTCTTCAGTTACATTCTCATCACAGACACTTTGGATTGTTTCAGCCTGCCCCCTGCCCAGTGGAAAACCTGCTTTCCTACTGTCTGACTGCATACACAGCTTGATCAAGAcacaaaaatgtcaaataaGATCTTTTTTTGTCATCAGTCTCACCTGAGTGCTTTAAAGTCTTAGACACTTTGCATTGTTCTGCCATTCCCACTCAACATTTTATGCAGAAACACAGTACTTTGGCAACTAGATAAAAGTTTTGCTatttatttcaaatacattCAGTAGAGGTTGTTAGAAAAGTAGACAACAGTACTGAAGACTCTGAGGAAATTGTTGATggttactacatactgtacatgtaatctAAGACATATGAACAGCAATCTGTTCCTTTTATACTTACGACATGAAGAAAaccttcagatttttttaacataatagaattgtgaatttaaaaataaaatacgaTTCTTTCCACAACGAAACCAAAGCGATGTCAGGAACATACCCGTTCTCATTAATATACCAATGAATTTCAATATTCATTCTTCCTAAATAAATGAAGGTGTTTAATGTAATGAACAATGTGCTTAACTAGGACTCCAGGAATGGGTGTTTAAAATGCATAAGGCGACAGTAATCAAGCGACAATGTTTTACTCACCCATTATCAAAGGAAGGCCGTTTCAGCGGCTGGCTTTTGGAACAGGAATGCCCCTGACGCCAGTCACTCTTACACACTGAACAAAATACCGTGCGACAGGCCGGGCAGAGCACAGACCCCGGCTGGCCGTCACTGCGTGGGTCAACACTGCAGGCTGCTTGGCACTTCAAGACAGGACACCAGGTCTTACTGGGATCCAGCTGCACCCCTAGagggaagaaagaaaagaaactgaatgaaCAAGGTATGGAAATTAGCAGCAGTATCGCATCATCACTCTCATGGTGGCTGCCCCAACAAATGCAGTCTGTACAGAATGTGCCCGTTTCCTGTCGCAGTTTTTATTGTATGCAAAAGAACTCAATTAGATACGTTGTTTGGTTCACGCAGGGTACTGCAACTGAATTTGCACAAAAAGGAAGCTCGGGCTGGAATGGTACTATTCAAAACACAGGGGCTCAAAAAGCAGGATTGTTATTCCACTTTGCAGTTTTGCTTTGTGCTTCTCTGTCATCTTCTCTTTCCTCAAACCCGTGGACTGAGAGAGAGGCCCGGTGGTTTTTCTGGGTCTTccgggttttcattccagctcggCCCTTAAGGAGCGAAACCTGCTGGTCACGGGTTTAGCTTCTCCCAGTTGCCTTTCCATGATAAAGAGACCTCGAAGGCCTGCAGACTCACAGGCTcttcaggactggacagccctgcctTACACGGCCTGGAAACACACTGTAAATATTTCCCTCTCGAAAGGCCCTGGCAGAGCAGGCTGAATGCCTTACCTTGAACTTGCAGTAGCTACTACACCGACACGCATGAGAAAGACATGCCAACAAGGAACACTAGCAAAGTAAAAGCAAGAGGAGTGAAACTGGGAGGTAAGGGACAGTATGCGCTTGACCAAGCTCCTGAGATACGATAACAAATAGAACAACATCTGTTAGAATCAATAGTTCTTTGTAATAAGGATCAGCTTTTGTGGCGCAAATAAGGTATACGTAAGCAGCTACGTCTGCTCTTGATTTCTGAGAATTGTTCCTGTGACAGAGGTTCTGTTGCTGTACAATCTCCCTGACGGCAGACAGAAAGCTGACTCTGTTTTAAACTTCCTCACTCAAGTTTTCTGTTTCCTGGTTTGGATTCTAGTACTGTCCCTCATCCAGGTAATAAAGATTTAAAAGTGGATTAATAagagtgaaataaaaaagcagttttATTAAATCAATCCAAAGAGGTATGAGCAGTGACGTAAGCCTGGATAGTTCTTATTTATCTCAGGAAAATGAAAGCTTGACCTGCAAAATCACGGTTATCAATACTGAGCGAAAgtgaaataaacttttcttcattttacagGTTTTTATTGGCCTGTGATGAAGTGGAAATTATGTCCCTGACGTAGCACTAACTTAAATTATTTCTTCTCTCAAACACATTATATTTTGGAATTGACTTTGTTCCATTAGCTTTTGACAAGGACTAAATTCAAACTTTCTTCTGTGTGGGAGCAACAAGCCGCAGACACGAACCAGCACTTTTTCACGACTCCAGACACAAGCGCTGACATCAGCTCTCTGGAAACGCATCCATTACATGCAGTTCTTGACATCCGTGATTAGCAAGTTTCAAAACTACCGGTTTCTCCATCACTCACTCCCTGGTGCAATGAACCTTATTTGGCTTCTTAGCGGCTGACTGCTGTGGTTGTGCAATATTTCTAACGTCCAGTGGTTCTGAATTGTACATATTGTATTTTCCAAGGAAACAGAATGTTTTACCAATAATCAgctagaaataaaataaagaaggtcaggatataaaaattaaacatcatGTGACGTACTGTACACTCTTCTTACTCGTGGGACacattgtaaaatattacaCTCCCCAACTTCTTTATAAGCGTTGTTCTTCTATATGATCAAGGGCAGCTGAAAACCAAATAGTGAAAAGCTAAAACCACATGTTCTGCCATTACTTACATTAAGGTCAACAAACGTGATAGATTGTGCATTGCTAAGCACACATCTGCTGAATGCGTCTCAAATGTTCTTGAAACCagattaacaaaaaaactatctAGTAAAGGGAAACAGCCCAAACTGTAATCAGACAGACAGGTTTGAGGATGAGAGCACAGATGGTTAAAAAGACCTTCACACTGCATTGTGACAAGAAACAAacagtactgtacctctttCATATTTCAGTCGTTGATAAAGCTGGACTTTATCTGAAGGGGCAAAACAGGCAATCTGTAGAAAAAGAAACGGTAAAAGGAAAGATCACATTTCCAATCACCATCTCTCGATGGAAAAGTAATACCAATTATCAGGTTCTGTAACAGGTCTTTGCTTGTCTATTCAAGGGAATAAGGTTTGGCAATATTTGAAAGAACCATTTTAGACATGACTAAGTGATTACACAAACACTAATAGCATTCTTGGCTGCATTTCACTGAAGATACACAAGTCAATGCATACTAAAGATAAGACTGTTGAAGAGGCCACTACAGTCTGTGGATATCCCCAGGTATAATGTCAGTTTAAACACAGAGCAAGTGGTTTGCTTAGCAATGGCTTTAATTTGGTAAAATATGGGATACTGACAAGTAAGCAATGTAAGGAAGGGCATTTATATCAGAGCTAGGAAGAGCTATATGTTCTTAAATATGTgttaaatgtgtttaataaGAGATTGTGGaaggtactgtaaatatagACACTCACATGGCAGGTAATTGCATGAAAAAACAAAGTGGGCTGTGTGCACACCAATGGGCTTCGGACCGTTTTGCAAACCTAGTTTCCTCGACATTTATTGTCAAAGCCATTGGGTCGCCTTCACAGGAACTACTCTCTCCGAACAATCCAGCACATGTGGAGAGGAAAATTAATTAAGGGAACAATGAGCTAATTAAACTATACGAAGCACAAGTAGCCTTCTAAACAGGAGCCCTTTCTCAGTTTGCCCATCCCTTggctttgctgtgcttcctgtaCCGATGGCCAGAGTGGCCGTACCTCAGAATCCAGAAGCACCCCCTTCTCCCGACAGGCCATGTCTGGGCAGGTGACTGGTGCTCCACAGCCCCCTCCGATGGCGAACAGCACGTACTGCTGCAGGCACTACATGGAAGACAAAGCGCCGAGGATCACCGAAGTGTCACGTTAGTCCGAACTGTATGTTTCTATGTATGAGCACTTTCTAAAGGGTTCCAAGAAAGCGTGTGTCGGTTGTACGTAAATGCAAATTCAGAAAGGAGAACCAAAACCAGAAACAGTGCTTGGCTAAGATTGTGTATTATGACATCAGGGCCTAGCAAACATAAAAAGGGTCCGCTCAGCAGATGATGTATGACAGTGAGGCTTCAGAAGCTCAAGACTGAAAATACAGATTTCAATAATCCTCAGTAGAGTCCACTTGCTTTTTgctaagaaaataaatgcacagTCTATTAACGGTATGAACAGTCCAGCATATTTTACAGGCGTAACTAGGTGTAGCAGTGTGACAGCACACACTGCCAAACTGTTCAAGAGATGTTGTTTTTCCTGTTACGTGTTATTTTAGATGAAAATGCTATGAAGCATGTTAATCTGTACCACATACACCTTCCCTGGTTTGAATGCATTAATGTTTTCAAGACAAGGCTGTTGTTAGCTAGCTGGTTTTGATTATAGTTTCGCTCCAAGACCTTTTCTATTGCTGGTATACTTAGGTGAGTTGAGTTGAAACCTGTCTCTAATCAATGGGTCATAAAATCTTTCAAAATCATTTACTCAGAACAGCACTGTTtttcccatccatccatttttttaccggttatccagttcagggctgCGGGGCAGCCAGAGCCTGTTCTGGCAGGCAATGagcacattaataataataataataataataataataataataataataataataattctctaCACTTATATAtcacttttctgggcactcccctccaccaccaccaatgtgcagctccacctggatgatgcgatggcagccatagtgtgcgagtacactcaccacacaccagctatcagtggggaggagaacagtgatgaagccagtttatagatggggattattaggaggaaatgattggtaaaggccaacaAGAAATTGAGGTAgcacccctacttttttcaggaaagtcccgagattttgaatgaccacagagagtcagaacctcgggtttacgtctcatccgaaggacagcacatCTCTGtcaatatactggggcattaggacccacacagaccgcagggtgagcgccccctactggccacactaacacctcttccagcagcaaccttagtttttcccaagaggtctcccatccaggtactgaccaggctcacacctgcttagcttcagtgggttgccagttgtgagctgcagggtgatatggctgctggcaggatacaccctggactggacgccagtctatcacaggacagATACCCAGACACAAACATCAAATAACCTAGCACTAGGACtttggacagtgggaagacACTGAAGAGTCTGCaggaaacatggggagaacatacaaacaccactCAGACAGCtgcccaggaactgaacccagggctgcAGCTCTGTGAGCTATAAATACTAACCACCCTGCCACCACGCTACCCAATTTTTCAAACCTTATTATTAAGTTAACTTTCTAAAATGAGTCTAGAAGCAGCCTACATTATAACACAATAGGCAGGCCATGTGATTTATTGAATGAAACACACCAAACTGTTAGAAAGCCCTTGGACGTACGCTCAGTGCTGACTCATTCCAGCAGACTAGCTGTCCAGACTTACCGGAGTACAGAAGATGCAGTCGCACATGTGAAGCCTGCTCATCTCAGTGGAAGGATACATGCTAAGGCACAGTTTGCAGGTGGTCAGGATCCGAAGTGCCACATCCTCTTGCTCATCAGGACTCATGGCGGACATGCTGAATTCTTGCCTGGTTCCTCTCGGCAAGCCCAGCAACTCGAGAAATTCTGAAACACTACCTCGGCATTCCTGCGAGACAGAAATACGGACCACACGAGCAGCGTGTGAAAGCCTGCCCCCAAGGAGATATCATAATGCTACGCGTAATCGTCTATCTAAGCTAAAGTAAGACTATAAAAGAGGATTAAAGATGCACAGAGCTCCCTTTTGGAATGAACCAggataaagattttttaaatataacacaGCAGCTTATTTTCCTCAACTAGAATAGAGAATTTTAATGCCTCCCAGGATTGATATTGTGATAATTCTATGCTTAACTTTGTACCTACAGAAGAtactaaaaacacacacaaaacgaACTGTGTAGACATATTGTAGTACCTAAGGAACAGGTCATGgtgaattccacactgaaaagttgAGCCCTCAGGTGTAAGTACCAGGTGAGTTTCTTCTTTCCacttttcagtatgaaattaacctttacttgtttctttgcagccaatGCACACTTATACAGCACCCCACTGAAACTTCTACTGAGTACCTGCACAGTGCAAACGAAACAGTACAGAGACAGCAAAATGAATACAAACAGTAAAGATCCTGGGCCAGTAGCATGGAGCTTTCTTCTTAGAAATGAGAGACACACCTGTAGATTGCCCTGCAGTAAACGTCAGTTTTTTGTGGAAACATGGAATTCTGATCTTTCAGCCAGTATTCtggatttttattcattttgtagGCATCATTTCAATTTTCATCAGTATGatcaagaaatgtgtttttaaactttACCACTCTGCCTAAACTGTAAGAGAAACCCATGCAGgctaaaatagtattttaaaatacaacccATATGAAAGTGAAAATGCAGATTTCCTTAGACAACCATCACCCAAGGCTaaagaaaaatgctgtcaattaactttttttttactggtgaGACCTGTAAAAATGTCCCGTTTTATTATCCCTAGAAGGGTCCCTGTGGCACCCCACGCAACAGTAACACATGGTGAACTGTCTCACTTGAGTCATTTGCTTAGTTTAATGTCTGTTTCAGCCACAATGAGAGGAATAAAACAGCTGAATATAACAGCCACATGTCAGTGGAGTATGAAAGGATAAACCAAgagacaatattaatttatcctAATCCCTGCGAGCATGGTGAATAAAATCATAATCCAGACTATGAAATTCACAGAATGATTACTTAGAAAAGTGGTCCTCAATCTGTCATGTCCTTACAGAGCCATGGATAATTTgtgaataaagaataaaaagacCAAAACTTTCCTACTGATTGTGTAGCACAACAGTGCAGGCCATGTTCTAAGAATGTCAGGCTCTTAGAATCATTTTGCCCCTTTTATTCTGTCTTTCATTTCCAGCCTGTGCCCTGCTCTATGCCTGTAGTAACCTGACAGCACCAGACACGAAATCCTAAAGTTCACTGGTTGACTCATCAAGGCGTTGTTGCCTGTTTTCTCACATTCCCGATCCAGGGAAAGCTCAGGCTCAAACAGGCACAGTGATAGGCAGTCTTAACCAGTAAGGGCGAGCTGCCCAGTCTTTGGATACTAGTGTTTACCCTTGATCAGCATTTCTCAAAAGATGTGTCGTGGCACAGCGGTGTATCTTCAGACATTAACGGGTGTGCTGTGGAATTTGGAAAGCTCAcacatgagaaatattttaaatgtctaaGTCAAATATCGTTTCTATTTACTTTAGGTTTGTGTTGAGTAACCAAAGTGTCGTGTTGCACTATCGGTATATGCACAGGACAGAGGCCACATTGCAAGACCGGATGCGCCAGACAACTATGTATTTTGCTGCAAACTCAGGTTAAACAGTGAAATAAATTGTGtttatagtattaataataatgtgcttGGGCTAGTGACCAGCATGCAGGCGTGtgccttaaaaaaattaaattcatatACGTGTGCTCTAGGTTAGATAAGGTTGAAAAATACTGCCCTGGATCAAGAGAGTCCAGTCCTGACTCTGGAGACCTACAAAGTGTGTCTGTGGGTTCTAACTCCAACTCAGCTGTTAATGAGCAAGGCCAGCTGATTACTGGTTTAACTGGTCCCCTTCAACAGCTTCTGTCAGCTCTTCATGTGCCtgtgctttaaagagaccttgaaAATCTGCAGAGACCACAGCTCTCCAGTACCAGAAAAATTGCAAACCCCTGTTCTAGGAGAATAAAAAAAGGCATTGTGTAATTTGATGAATGATGCTGTAATCACCATAGATTCGAAAGATCATTGCCATAAACcacattaaagacattttttaaaacaatccttttaaaagtgtgtttttaacATATATCAATGTTAAACATTTCTAAGTCTAAACATTTGCAATAAACACACATAAAGAAAACTCTTGTGGAAGCATGTGGAgactttcatactgtatattctcataTATTTATggacagtatatactgtagtaaaaatgtttaatgtgcACCTGAAAAGATGGTGCAATACTACAAAGAAAGACATCTTAAATGTAGATGTATATActcattataaaatgtattatatgcACGAGAACGATACCATATATTAGTGACTAAACTATATTTAAAACcagaagtatttttaaaataaatgccattatataaatattaatactaTAGTTTTATACAGTTCTTGTGATCCCATGGGATCTCAAAGCCACTTCAGAGATAGATAGAGCAGTAGAGTGCCCACATCCCCTACTGAATTGCtaaaatattattgttgtaCTAGTGCACTTTCCCCTTacagaaaatgcatttgttcccctcatttttttaaataatgctcATGTAGACCTCACCttcaaaatacttttctttttttatttgccttCTAAATAAGCTACACTCTTCGGGAGACCCAATAAACAACAATACCAGTAAGAAAATAAGATACATCTTGGTCACAAAAGAGAAGATCAGTCAGCCCATTCAATTCGTTTGACTCATAGTTGCTACTGCAAACCATTTCCTGTTGTGACTAAGTGCCATTCAGCTAGATTGATAGGTTATTAGGAAAATACTCATGTCTTGAGATTGGAATAACAGCAAAGATgccacaaggaaaaaaaaatgtcagtttatCATCTTACAAGCAGCAGCCATTAGAAATGTTAAATCCACATACTCAGTCAACAGCCACAGGCAAGAGTGAGCTGGTCAGCTCACAGTTTATGGCACAGAACAGAGAGACTGTTGTGCAATGAAGTCTTTTGCTGGAAacgtttattttgtaacattaaCTCATTAGCTGATGAATCACTAAAACCTATGTTTAAGGTGTGTTACGtgcactgttttgtttttccaaggAGAAATAAAGTGTTTCCCCCTTTTCACTGCAGGacagtaacaaaaacaaaaagcaggtaTCTAATCAGTTTCTGGAAAATCCCACATTTATCTTGTGAATGGACTTCATTCCTCCCAATGGAGATGAGTATAT
This is a stretch of genomic DNA from Lepisosteus oculatus isolate fLepOcu1 chromosome 10, fLepOcu1.hap2, whole genome shotgun sequence. It encodes these proteins:
- the rnf144b gene encoding E3 ubiquitin-protein ligase RNF144B, with the translated sequence MSAMSPDEQEDVALRILTTCKLCLSMYPSTEMSRLHMCDCIFCTPCLQQYVLFAIGGGCGAPVTCPDMACREKGVLLDSEIACFAPSDKVQLYQRLKYERGVQLDPSKTWCPVLKCQAACSVDPRSDGQPGSVLCPACRTVFCSVCKSDWRQGHSCSKSQPLKRPSFDNGIQVSDEADSPIKQCPGCAVYIERNQGCAQMLCKNCKHTFCWYCLECLDGDIFLRHYDKGPCRNKLGHSRASVMWNRTQVVGILVGVSIIVLVTSPLLVLASPCIICCICKSCRGKKKKKETRPDTKI